A window of Diospyros lotus cultivar Yz01 chromosome 14, ASM1463336v1, whole genome shotgun sequence contains these coding sequences:
- the LOC127790320 gene encoding uncharacterized protein LOC127790320: MSVAEEKEEVFGTDGVEVDEEEEELSWSSDSEIGDALDYLDSKEDNEAVEGGFALQARRPNAHGGLHSRPNSSSLQPLSNRNQKFSNRIRASPLEEWEGRHSVNMSNSVTTAIRESVREMAIGKTKITDKADRATVEQAIDPRTRMVLFKMLNRGIFRDINGCISTGKEANVYHATKSDGLELAIKVYKTSVLVFKDRDRYVQGDYRFRYGYCRHNPRKMVKTWAEKEMRNLMRLKTAGIRCPTPLLLRLHVLVMEFIGRSGWAAPRLKDAALSLDKLREGYVEMILAMRTLYQKCKLVHGDLSEYNVLYFEGHLHIIDVSQAVDLDHPHALDFLREDCVHISDFFKKHGVGVMTIRELFDFIVDPSITDETIDSYLEEVQQKILARGDVISHEDEIADSVFVQSFIPKTLDHVKNVEEDIDRITSGKDTGDLYYQTITGLKQALSMAQSSPPGKQQQQQLHEEGTLKQESAVDIARHSNSPDSETESGTDDDGDDDYSSESSGHRSAPENESQPPLDKKAARKENKKKVKEEKREARKTKVPKAVKKKKKKLAKAKKYR, encoded by the exons ATGTCGGTAgcagaagagaaagaagaggttTTTGGAACTGACGGGGTTGAAGTTgacgaggaggaggaagagCTTTCGTGGTCGTCGGACTCTGAAATCGGAGACGCTTTGGACTACTTGGATTCCAAGGAAGACAATGAAGCTGTTGAAGGCGGTTTTGCTCTGCAGGCCAGGCGGCCCAATGCTCATGGGGGTCTCCATTCACGCCCCAATTCTTCTTCGCTCCAACCTCTATCGAATCGCAACCAGAAGTTCTCCAACCGCATCAGAGCTTCACCCTTGGAG GAGTGGGAAGGAAGGCACAGTGTCAACATGTCAAATTCTGTGACGACTGCGATTCGTGAAAGTGTTCGAGAGATGGCCATCGGCAAAACTAAAATTACAGATAAAGCAGATCGTGCAACTGTTGAGCAG GCAATTGATCCCAGAACTCGCATGGTCCTATTCAAAATGCTAAATCGAGGAATATTTCGGGATATAAATGGATGTATTTCAACAGGGAAAGAA GCAAATGTATACCATGCTACAAAGTCTGATGGTCTGGAATTGGCAATCAAAGTGTACAAAACTTCTGTTCTCGTATTTAA GGATCGAGACCGGTATGTGCAAGGTGATTATCGTTTCAGATATGGCTACTGCAGGCACAATCCCAGGAAGATGGTTAAGACATGGGCTGAGAAAGAAATGAGGAATCTTATGAG GCTAAAGACAGCAGGAATTAGGTGCCCTACTCCACTTCTTTTGAGGCTTCATGTTTTGGTCATGGAGTTCATAG GTAGGTCTGGTTGGGCAGCACCTCGTCTTAAAGATGCAGCTTTATCTTTGGACAAGCTACGAGAAGGTTATGTGGAG ATGATACTGGCCATGCGGACATTATACCAGAAGTGCAAGCTTGTTCATGGAGACCTAAGCGAATATAACGTACTTTATTTTGAG GGTCACTTGCATATCATTGATGTTTCCCAAGCAGTTGATCTTGACCATCCTCATGCTCTTGACTTTCTCCGAGAAGACTGTGTCCATATTTCC GATTTCTTTAAAAAACACGGTGTTGGTGTCATGACGATTCGAGAATTATTTGATTTCATAGTTGATCCTTCTATTACAGATGAAACCATAGACAGTTACCTAGAGGAG GTTCAACAAAAAATTTTGGCCAGAGGAGATGTGATTTCGCACGAGGATGAAATTGCAGACTCTGTTTTTGTGCAG TCCTTCATTCCCAAGACACTGGATCATGTGAAAAATGTTGAGGAGGATATAGATCGGATTACAAGTGGCAAGGATACGGGAGATCTATACTATCAAACTATTACCGGACTCAAACAGGCTCTCTCTATGGCTCAATCTTCTCCACCGggaaagcagcagcagcagcagctccATGAGGAGGGGACCCTAAAACAAGAATCTGCTGTAGATATTGCCAGACATTCAAACTCGCCTGACAGCGAAACAGAATCTGGAACAGATGATGATGGCGACGACGATTATTCGAGCGAGTCAAGTGGGCACAGATCCGCACCAGAAAATGAGTCACAGCCACCTCTCGATAAGAAAGCTGCTAGGAAAGAGAACAAGAAGAAAGTCAAGGAAGAGAAGAGGGAGGCCCGGAAGACCAAAGTACCCAAggcagtgaagaagaagaagaagaagttggcgAAAGCCAAGAAGTACAGGTAG
- the LOC127790626 gene encoding probable inactive purple acid phosphatase 27 — MTELGEDAEWVNVEVEYPDPSQTDWVGVFSPAKIDSSSCYSASDPKLQPPYICSAPIKYKYANFSSSNYVKTGRASLKFQLINQRADFSFALFTGGLSNPKVVAISNSITFANPKAPLYPRLALGKSWDEMTVTWTSGYNIDEAVPFVQWGLRGRLHRRSPAGTLTFHRNSMCGGPARTVGWRDPGFIHTSFLKDLWPNTMYTYKMGHMLSNGSYVWSKKFLFKSPPYPGQESLQRVVIFGDMGKAERDGSNEYSDYQPGSLNSTDQVIKDLKNIDLVFNIGDLPYANGYISQWDQFTSQVEPIASTVPFMIASGNHERAWPGTGSFYDTPDSGGECGVVAETMFYVPADNRAKFWYSTDYGMFHFCIADTEHDWREGSEQYRFIEHCFASANRHKQPWLIFAAHRVLGYSSNEFYGLEGSFQEPMGRDSLQKLWQKYKVDIAFYGHVHNYERTCPIHQNQCTKTGTSHYSGTVNGTIHVVVGGAGSHLSNFGQINTTWSLYKDHDYGFVKLTAFNHSSLLFEYKKSSDGKVYDSFSVSRDYRDVLACVHGGCEPTTLAA, encoded by the exons ATGACAGAGCTG GGGGAGGATGCTGAATGGGTCAATGTAGAAGTTGAGTACCCAGATCCATCTCAGACTGATTGGGTCGGAGTTTTTTCACCTGCAAAGATTGA CTCATCAAGTTGTTACTCAGCTAGTGATCCCAAACTACAGCCTCCTTATATCTGCTCGGCACCCATAAAG TACAAATATGCAAATTTCTCTAGCTCTAACTACGTGAAGACTGGGAGAGCTTCTCTCAAGTTCCAGCTCATCAATCAGCGGGCAGATTTCTCCTTCGCTTTGTTCACAGGCGGGTTGTCAAAT CCAAAAGTGGTGGCGATTTCAAATTCTATTACGTTTGCTAATCCTAAAGCTCCCCTTTATCCACGCCTAGCCCTTGGGAAGTCTTGGGACGAA ATGACAGTAACCTGGACCAGTGGATACAACATAGACGAAGCTGTTCCTTTTGTTCAGTGGGGTTTAAGGGGACGTCTTCATAGGCGCTCTCCAGCTGGAACATTAACATTTCACCGGAACAGCATGTGTG GTGGACCTGCTCGGACAGTTGGCTGGCGTGACCCGGGTTTCATACACACCAGTTTCCTGAAGGACCTCTGGCCAAACACCAT GTACACTTACAAGATGGGACATATGTTGTCGAATGGATCATACGTATGGAGCAAGAAGTTTTTATTCAAATCACCACCATATCCTGGCCAGGAGTCATTACAGCGTGTTGTGATCTTTGGCGACATGGGAAAG GCAGAGCGTGACGGTTCAAATGAGTATAGCGACTACCAACCGGGCTCGCTTAATTCTACAGACCAGGTCATCAAGGACCTAAAGAATATTGATCTAGTTTTCAACATAGGAGATCTACCTTATGCAAATGGATACATCTCCCAGTGGGATCAGTTCACATCGCAGGTGGAGCCTATAGCATCGACCGTTCCATTCATGATTGCCAG TGGAAATCATGAGCGAGCTTGGCCCGGGACAGGATCCTTCTACGATACTCCAGATTCTGGTGGGGAATGCGGCGTGGTAGCTGAGACCATGTTCTATGTCCCTGCAGATAACAGAGCTAAATTTTG GTACTCGACAGATTATGGCATGTTCCACTTCTGCATAGCAGACACTGAGCATGACTGGAGGGAGGGATCTGAACAGTACAGGTTTATAGAGCATTGCTTTGCATCAGCAAACAGGCATAAACAGCCGTGGTTGATCTTTGCTGCTCACCGGGTTCTTGGGTACTCTTCCAATGAATTTTATGGCTTGGAGGGCTCATTTCAAGAGCCCATGGGGAGGGACAGCTTGCAGAAGCTGTGGCAAAAGTACAAGGTCGACATTGCATTCTATGGCCATGTccataactatgaaaggacttGCCCCATTCACCAG AACCAGTGCACAAAGACTGGAACCTCACACTACTCCGGGACCGTGAACGGGACGATCCACGTCGTTGTCGGCGGGGCGGGCAGCCACCTGTCAAATTTTGGGCAGATCAACACCACCTGGAGCCTCTACAAGGACCATGACTATGGATTTGTGAAGCTCACAGCATTCAACCACTCATCACTGCTGTTTGAGTACAAAAAGAGCAGTGATGGAAAGGTATATGATTCATTCAGTGTCTCAAGGGACTACAGAGATGTTCTAGCCTGTGTTCATGGTGGCTGTGAACCCACCACTCTTGCAGCTTGA